The DNA region TTGCAGAAAAGGTGCTAATGTTTTGTAAAGGTGATGCCAACTTAATGATGCAGATACTAAAAGCTTTTTCAACCTTCTCTAAAACCTCAGGACTGAAACTTAGTGCATCAAAATCTAATGCATACTTTATTGGTGTGCCAACTAGCCTCAAGGAGGACATACTGAAAGTCTCTGGTTTTAAAGAAGGGAGCCTGTCTTTTAAATATCTGGGCATGCCTATTCAAACTACTAGGCTCAGAAGGAAAGACTATGGTGTCCTCATTGAAAAGGTTTGCAACATAATCCATGGTTTAGGCACTAGGAAACTATCCTATGCAGGAAAATTGGTGTTAATAAAGGCAGTTCTATCTACTCTTCaatcatattgggcatcaatttTTATCCGCCAAAGGGAGTAATAAAAATTATTGAGGCAACCTGTAGAAATTGTTTGTGGGACAACAACATTGAATACAAGAGAGCAACCCTGGTGTCATGGAATATAATCTGTATACCAAAAGAGGAGGGGGGATGGGCATTAAGGATCAGGTTATGTGGAATAAGGCTATGGTAGAGAAACTGGTTAGTTGCGTTAAGAGAAGAAGGATCTTTGATGCACGCCAAATTCGTGCCATTTTTCCCCTTTATGTCCTCGCGTTTTGACCCATTTAAGAGGCGTTCTGTGAGCCTTAACTCGCTATTTTGTGCCCTTGATCCCGTGCTTTCACTACTTTGCTCATTTGTGTAGGGATGAGTCGGAATTGAAGAAAAAGGAAGCGAGAAAGAAAGAGATTTGGGTTAGAGCAAGGAAGAAAGGGGAGTATTGCTGAGAAGGGGTTTCATACCGGTAGGCGGCAACCGCGGCAACCGGCCAACCGGCAGAAACCCACCCCATGCCTTAGCAAGATTTTGAAGGAGGAATTTAAGCCAAAATGAAGAATATCTCGCTACCAGTAGGGCCACCGGCAGCCGGTGTCCCGGCAAGGAGATCAAAGAAGAAGCagaaaatgaagaaaaggaggaaaaggGATGCcctctgccggtaggccggcatgCGGCTAGCCGGCAGGGACATTCCCCC from Silene latifolia isolate original U9 population unplaced genomic scaffold, ASM4854445v1 scaffold_375, whole genome shotgun sequence includes:
- the LOC141639402 gene encoding uncharacterized protein LOC141639402, yielding MSARCMFKIDLQKAYDTAEWSFVQQMLVALKFPSQIREMLVQCITTSSFTLSLNREKLWIFHADMKGFKYQPLCKDLKLTNFMFAEKVLMFCKGDANLMMQILKAFSTFSKTSGLKLSASKSNAYFIGVPTSLKEDILKVSGFKEGSLSFKYLGMPIQTTRLRRKDYGVLIEK